Within bacterium, the genomic segment GTTCGCGACGCCTATCTCGAGATTCTCGAAGGCTAGAAGGAGGATCGGATGCGGTTGCGCGTGGCGCTTCTGGGAGCGGGTTCGTTCGGAACGACGATTGGCCACCTGGCGGCGGGAAACACGCCGACGACGCTTTGGTGCAGGCGAGCCGAGACCGCCGACGAAGTGAACCGGGAACACTGCAACTCCCGCTACCTCCCGGATTTCAAATTGAATCCGGAGCTTCGCGCAACATCCTCGCTCGAAGAGGCCGTCAGTGAAGCGGACGTGGTCGTGATGGGCGTTCCGTCGAAGGGGTTCCGTGATGTGCTGAAGGAAGTCAGCCATCACATTCGACCCTGGGTGCCGGTGGTGAGCCTGGCGAAGGGCCTCGAGCAAGAGACACATCTTCGCATGACCGAAGTGATCCGGGAGATCTTGCCAGAACATCGAGCCGGGGTTCTGACCGGGCCCAACCTCGCCAAGGAGATCATGGCCGGGTTCGCAGCGGCCACCGTCGTTGCTTTCGAGGACGCCGACCTGTGTCGCCAGCTGCAGTCCATCTTTCATTCCGGCGGCTTCCGCGTCTACAAGAACCATGACGTCGTCGGCTGCGAGTTGGGCGGCGCGCTCAAGAACGTCATCGCCATTGCGACGGGTATGGGTGATGGCCTCGGCGTCGGCGACAACACGCGTGCAGCTGTCATTACACGCGGCCTCGCGGAACTGACCCGCCTTGGCGTTGCCATGGGAGGCGAGCCGGCCACCTTCGCAGGCCTGGCGGGGATGGGTGATCTGATCGCCACATGCGCCAGTCGTCAGAGCCGCAACCGCTTCGTGGGCGAAGAACTCGGCAAGGGAAAGACGATCGATGAGATCAGTGCCGAGATGAACCAGGTAGCCGAAGGCGTGAAGACAAGCCGGGTGGTGATGGAACTCGGAGAGAAGCACGGCGTGCTGCTACCGATCTCGCGCGAGGTCTACGGCGTCGTCCACCAAGGGCGCACCGCCGAGGACGCCTATCGTGGCCTGATGCGTTCACGTCTGCCGGGCTCGGAAGCCGAGGCTGGCTGAGGATTCCTTCGGGCCACAGCGCCTAGGGTCCAGTGCTGCCCATGAGTTCGGAGCGAAACCCGGCTTCCAGGGTGGCCAGATTCGCCTTGAAGGTCTTCTGGAAAGCCCGCCCCAGATCGTGACTCCGGACGAGTTCCTTGCAGACGTCGCGGACTTTCTGTTCGCTGAAACGACGCCCCAGATACTCGAAGAAGGCGTGAGATTCGATGTAGGCGAGCTGCGCCGTGCCGGGATCGAGGCCTGCGAAACTCGTAGCGCTGAGTTCATTGAGGTAGAAGAGCGCACCTTCACCCGCCACGGCTCCGAGGTAGCGGGCCTGCCCGGGCGTCAGGGATCGTCGGCCCATGCCACGTGCTCCGAACCACTCGGCCAGGCCTTCGTTGAACCAGGCCGGAAGCAAGAGTGAGGGCAGCTCCGCGTGAAACGCAGCGTGAACCAATTCGTGGTGAAGTGTCTGCACCAGCTCCATATGAACCTGGACATCGCCACGAACGTGTACTTCGCCACCGTAGAACCCGGCCGACGGAAACCGGAAGTAGCCGCCGAAACGTTGATCGTAGATCGCGGCGTCGTGGACTACGACGACGATGGGCCGCTGCGGTCGGAGCCCGAGTCTTTTTCCCATTCGATCGTACGCACCCTCGAGGGCCTTCAGCAGCTGTTGTTCGAAGCGCCGCGAACCGCGCAGGCCTGAAGTCTCGTTGATCGCAACGTCCTGGTAGAGCACGAAGTGGGACGAGTTCCGCTTCTCATATTTTCCATCGGCCCCTCGGTCGGCTGCAATCGCCACATGGGGAAGGCCCAGCAGAATGGCGATGGACAGGACTACGAGGCGACAGGTCTCGGGCCCCTTGAGTTGCATTCCCGGTCAACGCCTTTCTCTGAGGAGCGGGCGTCTGGATCGTGCCCGCCCTCACGGCTCTCTCGCCCCCCGGATTCTAGCCCGTGAGGAGCCAGAGGCAGGCTGGGCGGATGCCGGATCCTGCTTCGGGGTATGCTTCCAGGCCGGATTTCCACCGAGTCAAGGAGCCCGCCCGATCATGGATCCCGCCCTCGAGAACGCCTGGAAGCAGCTCACTTCGCCCGGGGCACCTTTCGCCTGGTCGGTGCAGGACATCCGCGGGATCCCCACGCGCACATACGACGCTGCGCCCCCGACGATGCGGGCCATCTGGGAGGCTTCGGCCGCTCACGGGGATGCGGACTACCTGATCTTCGGTGAAGAGCGCATCACCTATGCAGAGGCCCACCGAAAGGTCGTGGCGTTGGCCGCCTATCTGGCGC encodes:
- a CDS encoding NAD(P)H-dependent glycerol-3-phosphate dehydrogenase → MRLRVALLGAGSFGTTIGHLAAGNTPTTLWCRRAETADEVNREHCNSRYLPDFKLNPELRATSSLEEAVSEADVVVMGVPSKGFRDVLKEVSHHIRPWVPVVSLAKGLEQETHLRMTEVIREILPEHRAGVLTGPNLAKEIMAGFAAATVVAFEDADLCRQLQSIFHSGGFRVYKNHDVVGCELGGALKNVIAIATGMGDGLGVGDNTRAAVITRGLAELTRLGVAMGGEPATFAGLAGMGDLIATCASRQSRNRFVGEELGKGKTIDEISAEMNQVAEGVKTSRVVMELGEKHGVLLPISREVYGVVHQGRTAEDAYRGLMRSRLPGSEAEAG